A stretch of Lactuca sativa cultivar Salinas chromosome 6, Lsat_Salinas_v11, whole genome shotgun sequence DNA encodes these proteins:
- the LOC111889737 gene encoding uncharacterized protein LOC111889737, whose protein sequence is MPKYAKFLKEFLINRKNMEEVSKVVLNENCSSAMLNKLRKKMGDPGSLTMPCQFGNLATSYALANSGTNINLMPYSFFKKLDLLDPRPIRMAIHLENKTVRFPMGYVRTYW, encoded by the coding sequence ATGCCTAAgtatgccaagttcttgaagGAGTTTCTTATAAATAGGAAGAATATGGAAGAGGTGTCAAAGGTGGTTCTTAATGAAAATTGTTCGTCTGCAATGTTGAACAAATTGCGAAAGAAAATGGGTGACCCGGGTAGTTTGACCATGCCATGCCAATTCGGGAATTTAGCTACTAGTTATGCATTGGCTAATTCGGGGACAAACATAAACCTTATGCcatattcattctttaagaagttaGACCTTCTGGATCCGAGACCGATTCGAATGGCAATTCATCTAGAAAACAAGACGGTGAGATTTCCAATGGGGTATGTGAGGACTTATTGGTGA